The following nucleotide sequence is from Polyangiaceae bacterium.
CAGTCGTTGCTCACAGCAACCAGGGCGCTCGGCCTTTGCGGGCTGTGGCTTCTTGGCAGCGCGTTGATGTGCATCGCCGTGGCAACAACAGGAGGCGCCCATCCGCCCTGACATCTTGCAAAGAGTCAGCACGCGCCCCACCGAAGTCGCCGGCAGCAGCAACGCTACCAGCGCCAACAAGGCAGCCAGCTTGACTCTCAACGCAGACACGACGCTCAAGGAAGGTAGCTGCCACACTGCGGCGCCGCAACGGCGTAGCCGCAACAACGAAACTTGTGCGCGATTTTGCAGGGGCGCAGCGGATTGCAGCTGTGAGCGGGTGTCAGCGCTGCTTGAGCAGCGTGAAAAGGAGCTCATTCAGCTCCTGGCGGTCCAAATCCAAACGACGAGGCCCCGCAGCCTCCAACAACTCAATCCCAAGCGCGATTGCGAGCAGCATCGGCGCCACGGTGGTGGGCGCAGCGTCTAGACGCAACGTGGCGCGGCCGTGTTCATTCGATCCGGCGTGTTTATCGAAGCCGACGTGTTCTTCGAAGCTGCCGTTTTGATCGAAACTGCCGGGCTCGTTCAGGCGCCCCTGCGCGGCCATTTCCCCTAGGTAGCGCCGAATGCGCTCAAAGCTGGCAAGCACGGCTTCGCGCACGTTTGGGATGCGAGCCGCTGCATGCAGGATCAGAGCGACAGGGAGCCGCCGCGCCTCCCCATCCGGCTCCGGAAAGGGCTGGCTAGGCGCCGGGACAGAACGCGGGGGCGCCGCGCCGGACGGCAAGGAGAGCCCGTTGCCCAGGAGCTCGGCCTCGAAGCTCTCCAGTGCACGCAGGGCCACCGCCTCAACGAGGTGTTCCCGGCTGCCAAAGTGCACGTTGTAGGCGCCACGGGTGCGGCCTGCCACGCTGCAGATGACGTCTAGCCCTGGTTGATCGAACCCTTCCTGGATAAACAAGCGCTCGGCGGCGTCGATCAGCGCTTGGCGAGTCTGCGCCTTCGCCTGGGCACGCGCTGGCCCTAGTTTGCGCCGCCGCTTGCCGCTCTTCGCGCTGTTGACTTCGCGCGACGCGGGCCCAACGACCTCGGTATCCGCCGCCGAGTTACTCGCTTGCTCTCCAGACACTGAAGAGAAGCATTA
It contains:
- a CDS encoding TetR/AcrR family transcriptional regulator, yielding MSGEQASNSAADTEVVGPASREVNSAKSGKRRRKLGPARAQAKAQTRQALIDAAERLFIQEGFDQPGLDVICSVAGRTRGAYNVHFGSREHLVEAVALRALESFEAELLGNGLSLPSGAAPPRSVPAPSQPFPEPDGEARRLPVALILHAAARIPNVREAVLASFERIRRYLGEMAAQGRLNEPGSFDQNGSFEEHVGFDKHAGSNEHGRATLRLDAAPTTVAPMLLAIALGIELLEAAGPRRLDLDRQELNELLFTLLKQR